A section of the Jaculus jaculus isolate mJacJac1 chromosome 6, mJacJac1.mat.Y.cur, whole genome shotgun sequence genome encodes:
- the Znf641 gene encoding zinc finger protein 641 isoform X2 gives MEQSPRWKEETIKRDSGEQHRGHWSTCAITLKKSHSPSRRRSAPWVPAIPQEGSTGDWEMAAALLAAGSQGLVTIKDVSLCFSQEEWRSLDPSQTDFYGEYVMQENCGIVVSLRFPIPKLDMLSQLEGGEEQWVPDRQDLEERDILRVTYTGDGSEHEGDTPDLEAEPPRILSSVSEDTILRNPEQDESWESMPRSSRGMLLGSPLLQEESFSNLCSTEMDSLLRPHTCPQCGKQFVWGSHLARHQQTHTGERPYSCLKCDKSFGRRHHLIRHQKTHLHDKPSRCSECGKNFRCNSHLASHQKVHTEGRSCKGQEVGESPGARKRQRVPPVPKCHVCTECGKSFGRRHHLVRHWLTHTGEKPFHCPRCDKSFGRKHHLDRHLLTHQGQNSRSSWDRGTSVF, from the exons TCTGCTCCCTGGGTTCCTGCAATTCCCCAGGAGGGGAGCACCGGAGACTGGGAGATGGCAGCTGCACTTCTTGCAGCTGGATCACAG GGCCTGGTAACCATCAAGGATGTGTCACTGTGCTTTTCTCAGGAGGAGTGGCGGAGCCTGGACCCCTCTCAAACAGACTTTTATGGAGAATATGTCATGCAAGAAAACTGTGGGATAGTAGTCTCTCTGA GatttccaattcccaaactggACATGCTTTCTCAACTAGAGGGTGGAGAAGAACAATGGGTCCCTGATCGCCAAGACTTAGAGGAGAGGGACATTCTAAGGGTCACATACACAG GAGATGGAAGTGAACATGAGGGGGACACCCCTGACCTAGAAGCAGAACCTCCCAGAATATTATCCAGTGTGTCTGAAGATACCATTCTCCGGAACCCAGAGCAGGATGAGAGTTGGGAATCCATGCCCAGAAGCTCCAGAGGAATGCTCCTGGGCTCACCTCTTCTTCAGGAAGAGAGCTTCTCAAATCTGTGTAGCACAGAGATGGATTCCCTGTTAAGACCCCACACATGCCCTCAATGTGGGAAACAGTTTGTTTGGGGCTCCCATCTTGCTAGACATCAGCAAACACACACTGGAGAGAGGCCCTATAGTTGCCTCAAGTGTGATAAAAGCTTTGGGCGAAGACATCACCTGATCCGGCACCAGAAAACTCACCTACATGACAAGCCTAGCAGGTGCTCTGAGTGTGGCAAGAATTTCCGGTGCAACTCTCATCTGGCCAGCCATCAGAAAGTGCACACAGAAGGCAGGTCCTGTAAGGGCCAAGAAGTTGGAGAGAGTCCAGGGGCTCGGAAACGGCAGCGAGTGCCCCCAGTGCCAAAATGCCATGTGTGCACTGAATGTGGGAAAAGTTTTGGCCGAAGGCATCACCTAGTGAGGCACTGGCTGACCCATACTGGGGAGAAGCCCTTCCATTGCCCTCGCTGTGACAAGAGCTTTGGCCGCAAACACCACCTGGACAGACACCTGCTGACCCACCAAGGACAAAATTCACGGAGCAGCTGGGACAGAGGGACATctgtcttttga
- the LOC101597059 gene encoding testis-specific H1 histone, which yields MAATEPSGGSQSAELKTQPAAGSVPAVPLPLRRGSRSVLKVSQLLLGAIAAHGRPTLAALRKQLGSAGYEVRRRPARRAGEAAQPEVKGTLLRVTGSDAAGYFRIWKVPKPKRKPGRPRLGQSCRSWGRTPPRPRRPRRRRSKRKAAKKARETWRRKARALEKAKRARLKAKDLARARAGAGARARVMGQERGQASSDRPRAQRSPKERRPSSKRGEGKRPEPERSVKRTIQSPKVVNAECTSGGPKKARTKTPTKADAPRDALPSPSGVLAGPSGQLCLPP from the coding sequence ATGGCTGCGACCGAGCCCAGTGGCGGATCCCAAAGCGCTGAACTGAAAACCCAGCCGGCGGCGGGGAGCGTCCCCGCGGTCCCCCTTCCCCTTCGGCGGGGCTCGCGCTCCGTGCTCAAGGTGTCGCAGCTGCTGCTCGGCGCCATCGCGGCGCACGGGCGGCCCACGCTGGCGGCGCTGCGCAAGCAGCTGGGCAGCGCGGGCTACGAGGTGCGCCGGAGGCCGGCGCGCCGCGCGGGAGAGGCCGCCCAGCCCGAGGTCAAGGGCACGCTGCTGCGGGTCACCGGGAGCGACGCCGCGGGCTACTTCAGGATCTGGAAGGTCCCGAAGCCCAAGAGAAAGCCCGGGCGGCCCCGGCTCGGTCAGAGCTGCCGCTCCTGGGGCCGCACGCCGCCCAGACCCCGGAGACCACGCAGGCGCCGCTCCAAGCGCAAGGCGGCCAAGAAGGCCAGGGAAACCTGGCGACGCAAAGCCCGGGCTCTGGAGAAGGCCAAGAGGGCCAGGTTAAAGGCCAAGGACCTGGCGCGTGCCAGGGCCGGCGCGGGAGCCAGGGCCAGGGTGATGGGCCAGGAAAGAGGACAGGCCTCCAGTGACAGGCCTCGCGCACAAAGGTCGCCAAAGGAGAGGAGGCCGAGCTCCAAGCGCGGGGAAGGGAAGAGGCCGGAGCCAGAGAGATCGGTAAAGCGAACTATCCAGAGCCCAAAGGTCGTTAATGCGGAGTGCACTTCCGGTGGACCAAAGAAGGCGCGCACTAAGACACCCACCAAAGCTGATGCCCCCAGGGATGCCCTCCCGAGTCCATCGGGCGTCCTTGCCGGTCCATCCGGACAGTTATGTCTTCCCCCATAG